The proteins below come from a single Oncorhynchus keta strain PuntledgeMale-10-30-2019 chromosome 1, Oket_V2, whole genome shotgun sequence genomic window:
- the LOC118384252 gene encoding hypoxia-inducible factor 1-alpha-like isoform X1 → MDTKEDPVAQRSGTDQRKVRSRDAARCRRSQETELFYELAHTLPLPRRVSADLDKAAIMRVTLSFLRMHHLRSAGDTSEERVTDGDEDTMDGFYPRALAGFIMVMTEEGDMIYLGDSVDKHLGIQQLELLGQSVYDFVHPCDQEELRDLLVPRPGVFKKKPVQQHTEITFFLRMKSTLTVRGRTVNIKSATWKVLHCTGHMRVFSSDEDSSPPAGSFMTVLCEPIPHPSSVEFPLDRSTFLTRHSMDLRFTHCEGRVAELVGYEPEDLIGKSAYEFHHALDSDHVTKSLHILLSKGQVCTSQYRFLAKSGGFVWAETQATVIYNNKTSQPEAVVCLNFILSVVEQADVVFSVEQTGCGLKSDPVSEASEETLCDSDNSSSGELFQQLKENPEDLLQLAPVSGDPIVPLTDFAELSFSLPSSPDSAPVFPQDLCTPELWTLLSPIFDKPTSSSPTPALIPIEELPIEDEVEKLFAVCPEEVMQKEDQPEDVEVVDLDMLAPYISMDDDFLLSVQLPGIPDSPSPEPPTATRKRSHEQDEDMPSQLMSQDKRLRHSVSPIEQELLLSYTLLDCLEDTDSPELELGPHPHRRSQLLTDRDPILGEAQGRCDTAALMRDLFLSRPPDPLTSSLT, encoded by the exons ATGGATACGAAGGAAGATCCTGTTGCACAACG GTCGGGTACGGATCAGCGGAAGGTGCGTTCCCGGGATGCGGCACGCTGCCGACGGAGTCAGGAGACGGAGCTGTTCTACGAGCTGGCCCACACCCTGCCCCTCCCCCGCAGAGTCTCCGCCGACCTGGACAAGGCCGCCATCATGAGGGTGACGCTCAGCTTCCTTCGCATGCACCACCTCCGCTCAG CAGGGGACACGAGTGAGGAGCGCGTCACAGATGGGGACGAGGACACGATGGATGGGTTCTACCCCCGGGCGCTGGCAGGTTTCATCATGGTGATGACCGAGGAGGGGGATATGATTTACCTGGGTGACAGCGTCGACAAACACCTGGGCATCCAACAG CTGGAGTTGCTGGGTCAGAGTGTGTATGACTTTGTCCACCCATGTGACCAAGAGGAGCTACGGGATCTCCTGGTGCCTAGGCCAG GTGTATTCAAGAAGAAACCAGTGCAGCAACACACAGAGATTACCTTCTTTCTTAGGATGAAGAGCACTCTGACTGTTAGAGGGCGCACTGTCAACATAAAGTCTGCCACCTGGAAG GTGCTGCACTGTACAGGCCACATGCGTGTGTTCTCCAGTGACGAGGATTCGTCACCCCCTGCAGGCAGCTTCATGACGGTGCTGTGTGAGCCCATCCCCCACCCGTCAAGTGTGGAGTTCCCTCTGGACCGCAGTACCTTCCTCACTCGACACAGCATGGACCTGCGCTTCACACACTGCGAGGGCAG GGTGGCAGAGCTAGTGGGATACGAGCCAGAAGATCTGATTGGCAAATCTGCCTACGAATTCCATCATGCCCTGGACTCGGATCATGTGACCAAGAGCCTGCACATCC TTCTATCTAAAGGCCAGGTGTGCACCAGCCAATACCGTTTTCTGGCTAAGAGTGGGGGCTTCGTGTGGGCAGAGACCCAGGCTACAGTCATCTACAACAACAAGACCTCTCAACCAGAGGCTGTGGTCTGTCTTAACTTTATCCTCAG tGTGGTGGAGCAGGCAGATGTGGTGTTCTCAGTAGAGCAGACTGGCTGTGGGCTGAAGAGTGATCCTGTCTCTGAGGCCTCAGAGGAGACTTTGTGTGACAGTGACAACAGCAGCAGTGGAGAGCTCTTCCAACAGCTGAAGGAGAACCCAGAGGACCTCCTCCAACTGGCCCCTGTCTCTGGAGACCCCATCGTACCCCTCACAG ACTTTGCGGAGCTGTCGTTCAGCCTTCCATCAAGCCCTGACTCCGCCCCAGTTTTCCCACAGGACCTGTGCACCCCCGAGCTGTGGACGCTCCTCTCACCCATATTCGACAAGCCCACCTCATCATCACCAACACCAGCACTG ATCCCCATTGAGGAGCTGCCAATAGAGGATGAGGTGGAGAAGTTGTTTGCCGTCTGTCCAGAAGAGGTCATGCAGAAGGAAGACCAGCCTGAG GATGTGGAAGTGGTTGATCTGGACATGCTGGCACCGTATATCTCCATGGATGATGATTTCCTGCTCAGCGTCCAGCTCCCTGGGATCCCTGACAGCCCCTCCCCAGAGCCCCCCACTGCTACCAGGAAACG GAGCCATGAGCAGGATGAAGACATGCCCTCCCAGCTGATGAGTCAGGACAAGAGACTGAGACACTCTGTGTCCCCCATCGAGCAGGAACTGCTTCTCAGCTACACCCTATTG gactGCCTGGAGGATACAGATAGCCCAGAGTTGGAGCTGGGGCCACACCCCCACAGGCGGAGTCAACTGCTGACGGACAGAGACCCCATCCTCGGGGAAGCCCAGGGACGATGTGACACCGCAG CCTTGATGAGGGACCTCTTCTTGTCCCGCCCACCTGACCCCCTGACCTCTTCTCTGACTTGA
- the LOC118384252 gene encoding hypoxia-inducible factor 1-alpha-like isoform X2, with protein sequence MDTKEDPVAQRSGTDQRKVRSRDAARCRRSQETELFYELAHTLPLPRRVSADLDKAAIMRVTLSFLRMHHLRSGDTSEERVTDGDEDTMDGFYPRALAGFIMVMTEEGDMIYLGDSVDKHLGIQQLELLGQSVYDFVHPCDQEELRDLLVPRPGVFKKKPVQQHTEITFFLRMKSTLTVRGRTVNIKSATWKVLHCTGHMRVFSSDEDSSPPAGSFMTVLCEPIPHPSSVEFPLDRSTFLTRHSMDLRFTHCEGRVAELVGYEPEDLIGKSAYEFHHALDSDHVTKSLHILLSKGQVCTSQYRFLAKSGGFVWAETQATVIYNNKTSQPEAVVCLNFILSVVEQADVVFSVEQTGCGLKSDPVSEASEETLCDSDNSSSGELFQQLKENPEDLLQLAPVSGDPIVPLTDFAELSFSLPSSPDSAPVFPQDLCTPELWTLLSPIFDKPTSSSPTPALIPIEELPIEDEVEKLFAVCPEEVMQKEDQPEDVEVVDLDMLAPYISMDDDFLLSVQLPGIPDSPSPEPPTATRKRSHEQDEDMPSQLMSQDKRLRHSVSPIEQELLLSYTLLDCLEDTDSPELELGPHPHRRSQLLTDRDPILGEAQGRCDTAALMRDLFLSRPPDPLTSSLT encoded by the exons ATGGATACGAAGGAAGATCCTGTTGCACAACG GTCGGGTACGGATCAGCGGAAGGTGCGTTCCCGGGATGCGGCACGCTGCCGACGGAGTCAGGAGACGGAGCTGTTCTACGAGCTGGCCCACACCCTGCCCCTCCCCCGCAGAGTCTCCGCCGACCTGGACAAGGCCGCCATCATGAGGGTGACGCTCAGCTTCCTTCGCATGCACCACCTCCGCTCAG GGGACACGAGTGAGGAGCGCGTCACAGATGGGGACGAGGACACGATGGATGGGTTCTACCCCCGGGCGCTGGCAGGTTTCATCATGGTGATGACCGAGGAGGGGGATATGATTTACCTGGGTGACAGCGTCGACAAACACCTGGGCATCCAACAG CTGGAGTTGCTGGGTCAGAGTGTGTATGACTTTGTCCACCCATGTGACCAAGAGGAGCTACGGGATCTCCTGGTGCCTAGGCCAG GTGTATTCAAGAAGAAACCAGTGCAGCAACACACAGAGATTACCTTCTTTCTTAGGATGAAGAGCACTCTGACTGTTAGAGGGCGCACTGTCAACATAAAGTCTGCCACCTGGAAG GTGCTGCACTGTACAGGCCACATGCGTGTGTTCTCCAGTGACGAGGATTCGTCACCCCCTGCAGGCAGCTTCATGACGGTGCTGTGTGAGCCCATCCCCCACCCGTCAAGTGTGGAGTTCCCTCTGGACCGCAGTACCTTCCTCACTCGACACAGCATGGACCTGCGCTTCACACACTGCGAGGGCAG GGTGGCAGAGCTAGTGGGATACGAGCCAGAAGATCTGATTGGCAAATCTGCCTACGAATTCCATCATGCCCTGGACTCGGATCATGTGACCAAGAGCCTGCACATCC TTCTATCTAAAGGCCAGGTGTGCACCAGCCAATACCGTTTTCTGGCTAAGAGTGGGGGCTTCGTGTGGGCAGAGACCCAGGCTACAGTCATCTACAACAACAAGACCTCTCAACCAGAGGCTGTGGTCTGTCTTAACTTTATCCTCAG tGTGGTGGAGCAGGCAGATGTGGTGTTCTCAGTAGAGCAGACTGGCTGTGGGCTGAAGAGTGATCCTGTCTCTGAGGCCTCAGAGGAGACTTTGTGTGACAGTGACAACAGCAGCAGTGGAGAGCTCTTCCAACAGCTGAAGGAGAACCCAGAGGACCTCCTCCAACTGGCCCCTGTCTCTGGAGACCCCATCGTACCCCTCACAG ACTTTGCGGAGCTGTCGTTCAGCCTTCCATCAAGCCCTGACTCCGCCCCAGTTTTCCCACAGGACCTGTGCACCCCCGAGCTGTGGACGCTCCTCTCACCCATATTCGACAAGCCCACCTCATCATCACCAACACCAGCACTG ATCCCCATTGAGGAGCTGCCAATAGAGGATGAGGTGGAGAAGTTGTTTGCCGTCTGTCCAGAAGAGGTCATGCAGAAGGAAGACCAGCCTGAG GATGTGGAAGTGGTTGATCTGGACATGCTGGCACCGTATATCTCCATGGATGATGATTTCCTGCTCAGCGTCCAGCTCCCTGGGATCCCTGACAGCCCCTCCCCAGAGCCCCCCACTGCTACCAGGAAACG GAGCCATGAGCAGGATGAAGACATGCCCTCCCAGCTGATGAGTCAGGACAAGAGACTGAGACACTCTGTGTCCCCCATCGAGCAGGAACTGCTTCTCAGCTACACCCTATTG gactGCCTGGAGGATACAGATAGCCCAGAGTTGGAGCTGGGGCCACACCCCCACAGGCGGAGTCAACTGCTGACGGACAGAGACCCCATCCTCGGGGAAGCCCAGGGACGATGTGACACCGCAG CCTTGATGAGGGACCTCTTCTTGTCCCGCCCACCTGACCCCCTGACCTCTTCTCTGACTTGA
- the LOC118384280 gene encoding WD repeat-containing protein 20-like, with protein MPVAPIFIVVSIIISRSKFQFPVRLVCRLLKMAGDGGALKDINEIKSQFRTREGFYKLLTLSDSQQRGGLPRGLSAGTTVGPGGGPGSIPGGGLGLVQGPGAASSSSAAANSSPAGFLPPVRVSMVKLQPEDPSEESERVCFNIGRELYFYTYTNIKKAVDLSKPIDKRIYKGTQPTCHDFNQYSATADSVALIVGFSAGQVQYLDPIKKETSKLFNEERMIDKSKVTCLKWLPKSENLFLASYASGHLYLYNVEHPCGTAAPQYSLLRQGEGFAVYSCKTKTPRNPLLRWAVGDGGLNEFAFSPDGVHVACVGQDGCLRVFHFDSMELQGVMKSYFGGLLCVSWSPDGKYLATGGEDDLVTVWSFAESRVVARGHGHKSWVNVVAFDPFTTSLEDEEPMELSGSEEDLQQGPLHFGRVRTSSTLSRLSRHSSKGGSPSVTYRFGSVGQDTQFCLWDLTDDVLYPRLPLSRALTNTFGPTIPPSVSSTINNTTGGGVVGGVEGHHHPTTTNPHQPPPMPLPLPRSLSRSNSLPHPAVANVSKGQSTTEGGGGSGGGNATPFSIGRFATLSLQERKSDKSGGSGVGGEKEHKRYHSLGNISKSNDKINVAPRSSRLDAAKVLGTTLCPRMHEVPLLEPLVCKKIAHERLTVLVFMDDCIITACQEGLICTWARPGKVNLTAQNGNSPSGTVV; from the exons ATGCCCGTCGCTCCCATTTTCATTGTAGTTTCGATAATTATTTCCAGGTCAAAATTTCAGTTTCCTGTGCGGCTTGTTTGTAGGCTACTAAAAATGGCCGGTGATGGAGGCGCACTGAAGGATATCAATGAGATTAAATCCCAGTTCAGGACTAGAGAGGGTTTTTACAAACTGCTGACCCTCTCGGATTCACAACAACGAGGCGGACTACCTCGGGGTCTGTCCGCAGGTACCACGGTGGGCCCTGGGGGTGGACCGGGTTCGATACCCGGTGGTGGTTTAGGTCTGGTGCAGGGGCCCGGAGCTGCCTCCTCCTCCAGTGCCGCAGCCAACTCCTCTCCGGCGGGTTTCCTCCCTCCTGTCAGGGTCTCCATGGTGAAGCTTCAACCGGAGGACCCGAGTGAAGAATCCGAGAGAGTGTGTTTTAACATCGGAAGAGAGCTTTATTTCTACACTTACACAAATATCAAGAAG gCTGTGGACCTCAGTAAACCTATAGACAAGCGTATCTACAAGGGCACCCAGCCCACCTGCCATGACTTCAACCAGTACTCTGCCACAGCAGACAGTGTGGCCCTCATTGTGGGCTTCTCAGCAGGCCAGGTTCAATACCTGGACCCCATTAAGAAGGAGACAAGCAAGCTCTTCAATGAggag AGGATGATAGACAAGTCCAAGGTGACCTGTCTGAAATGGCTGCCCAAGTCCGAGAACCTGTTCCTGGCCTCTTACGCCAGTggccacctctacctctacaatGTGGAGCACCCGTGTGGCACCGCCGCCCCACAGTACTCCCTGCTCCGCCAGGGCGAAGGCTTTGCAGTCTATTCCTGCAAGACGAAGACGCCCCGAAACCCGCTGCTGCGCTGGGCCGTGGGCGATGGAGGCCTCAACGAGTTTGCCTTCTCGCCAGACGGTGTGCATGTGGCGTGTGTGGGCCAGGACGGCTGCCTGCGCGTCTTCCACTTTGACTCCATGGAGCTGCAGGGTGTGATGAAGAGCTACTTCGGCGGCCTGCTGTGCGTCTCCTGGAGCCCCGACGGCAAATACCTGGCCACGGGCGGTGAGGACGACCTGGTGACGGTGTGGTCGTTCGCGGAGAGCCGCGTGGTGGCCCGGGGACATGGCCACAAGTCCTGGGTGAACGTGGTGGCCTTTGACCCCTTCACCACCAGCCTGGAGGACGAGGAGCCCATGGAGCTGAGTGGCAGcgaggaggacctacagcagggGCCGCTGCACTTTGGCCGTGTGCGCACGAGCAGCACGCTGTCACGCCTCTCCCGCCACAGCTCCAAGGGAGGCTCGCCCTCCGTCACCTACCGCTTCGGCTCGGTGGGCCAGGACACCCAGTTCTGTCTGTGGGACCTGACAGATGACGTGCTGTACCCGAGGCTGCCTCTGTCCCGTGCCCTCACCAACACCTTCGgccccaccatccctccctcgGTCAGCAGCACcatcaacaacactacaggtgGAGGGGTCGTAGGAGGAGTTGAGggccaccaccaccccaccaccactaaCCCCCACCAGCCACCCCCCATGCCCCTGCCACTCCCCCGCTCCCTGTCGCGCTCCAACTCCCTCCCCCACCCCGCCGTGGCCAACGTCTCTAAGGGCCAGAGCACGAcggagggcgggggagggagCGGAGGGGGCAACGCCACCCCCTTCAGTATCGGCCGCTTCGCCACGCTCTCCCTGCAGGAGCGTAAATCAGACAAGTCTGGAGGGAGCGGCGTGGGCGGGGAGAAGGAGCACAAGCGATACCATAGCCTGGGAAACATCAGCAAGAGCAACGATAAGATCAACGTTGCGCCACGCAGCAGTCGCCTGGACGCAGCCAAGGTCCTGGGCACCACCCTGTGTCCGCGGATGCACGAGGTGCCCCTGCTGGAGCCCCTGGTGTGTAAGAAGATTGCCCACGAGAGACTGACCGTGCTGGTGTTCATGGACGACTGCATCATCACCGCGTGCCAGGAGGGCCTCATCTGCACCTGGGCACGGCCAGGTAAAGTG AACTTGACAGCACAGAACGGGAACTCGCCCAGTGGCACGGTGGTATAG